Proteins co-encoded in one Bacillus infantis NRRL B-14911 genomic window:
- a CDS encoding potassium channel family protein has product MKKEFAVIGLGRFGGSICRALAEEGMEVMAIDNDEDRVNEFALIASHAVVGDTTDENVLKSLGIRNFDHVIVAIGDNIQASILTTLILKEIGVNKITVKAQNDYHEKVLRKIGADHVVHPERDMGRRIAHNIVSNNVLDYLELSDEHSIVEIVASDKLGGNSIIDLDVRANYGINIVAIKRKNEIIVSPQANEVIREDDILIVIGADVDINRFEKKLMA; this is encoded by the coding sequence GTGAAAAAAGAATTTGCCGTAATAGGTTTAGGACGGTTTGGAGGAAGTATTTGCAGGGCGCTCGCAGAAGAGGGCATGGAGGTAATGGCAATCGACAATGATGAGGACAGGGTGAACGAATTTGCACTGATTGCATCTCATGCCGTTGTCGGGGATACCACCGATGAAAATGTTCTTAAAAGTCTGGGCATCAGGAATTTCGATCATGTCATTGTCGCCATTGGTGACAATATCCAGGCCAGCATCCTTACAACGTTGATTCTAAAGGAAATCGGTGTGAACAAGATTACTGTAAAAGCGCAAAATGATTATCATGAGAAAGTCCTGCGCAAAATTGGAGCAGACCATGTTGTCCATCCTGAAAGGGATATGGGCAGAAGAATTGCCCATAATATTGTCTCCAACAATGTACTGGATTATCTTGAACTTTCAGATGAACACAGCATCGTGGAGATTGTGGCCAGCGATAAGCTTGGCGGAAATTCGATTATCGATTTGGATGTCCGTGCCAATTATGGCATCAATATTGTTGCGATTAAAAGAAAAAATGAAATCATCGTATCCCCGCAGGCAAATGAAGTGATACGGGAAGATGATATCCTCATCGTTATTGGAGCAGATGTTGATATCAACCGCTTTGAGAAGAAGCTGATGGCTTAA